The genomic DNA GGCGCGGTGATCCACCTGGTTGCCGTACGTGACCCACGAGCCGATGGACAACTCGCTCACTTGCAGGCCGGAGCGGCCCAGACGCCGATAATTCATGCATGTCTCCTGGTTGGTGATGCCACGGGAACGGAGCCCGAATTCTGCTCGAAAGGGTTCAGTTTAAAGAGATACGGATCGATGTGCGTTTTACCTATGTCGTTCACAGGGTTCATGCACAATAGCAAAGTCGGCCGCTGCGTTGCATCCGCCGAACGGTCTATCCCGTTTGGCCGACTTCAAGCCGCGTGCGGTCTTGTGGTCTCATTGCTCATCAACTGCATGGAGGTTCTGGATGTCGTCTCTGAACACGAATCTGAACGGCAAGGTCGCCGTCGTCACGGGCGCCGCGAGCGGCATCGGCAAGCAGATCGCATTGACTCTTTCGGCCGCGGGCGCGGCGGTCGCGATCGCCGATCTGAACCAGGACGGTGCGAACGCCGTGGCTGAAGAAATCAGAAAGAGCGGCGGCAAGGCAATCGGCGTGGCAATGGACGTGACAAGCGAAGACGCCGTCAACCAGGGTATCGACAAGGTTGCCGAGGAATTCGGCTCGATTGACATTCTCGTTTCCAACGCCGGCATCCAGATCGTCAATCCGATCGAAAACTATTCGTTCTCGGACTGGAAAAAGATGCAGGCCATTCACGTGGACGGCGCGTTCCTGACCACCAAGGCTGCGCTCAAGCACATGTACAAGGACAATCGCGGCGGCGTCGTGATCTACATGGGCTCGGTCCACTCGCATGTCGCCTCGCCGCTGAAGTCCGCATACGTGACCGCGAAGCATGCTCTGCTGGGCCTGTCGCGCGTGCTGGCCAAGGAGGGCGCTGCGCACAACGTGCGTTCGCACGTCGTGTGCCCGGGCTTCGTGCGCACGCCACTCGTCGACAAACAGATCCCCGAGCAGGCGAAGGAACTCGGCATCAGCGAAGAGGAAGTGATCAAGCGCGTGATGCTGGGCGGCACCGTCGACGGTATCTTTACGACGGTCGAAGACGTCGCGCAGACCGTGCTGTTCCTGTCGACCTTCCCGACGGCGGCGCTGACCGGCCAGTCGTTCGTAGTGAGCCACGGCTGGTACATGCACTAAGGAGAGGCCCATGGCGCAACGCAATCTGAAGCGGGCGCGCGTGGGCGTGTCCGGCGACGGGGAGGGCGCG from Paraburkholderia sp. HP33-1 includes the following:
- a CDS encoding 3-hydroxybutyrate dehydrogenase — protein: MSSLNTNLNGKVAVVTGAASGIGKQIALTLSAAGAAVAIADLNQDGANAVAEEIRKSGGKAIGVAMDVTSEDAVNQGIDKVAEEFGSIDILVSNAGIQIVNPIENYSFSDWKKMQAIHVDGAFLTTKAALKHMYKDNRGGVVIYMGSVHSHVASPLKSAYVTAKHALLGLSRVLAKEGAAHNVRSHVVCPGFVRTPLVDKQIPEQAKELGISEEEVIKRVMLGGTVDGIFTTVEDVAQTVLFLSTFPTAALTGQSFVVSHGWYMH